A single genomic interval of Campylobacter concisus harbors:
- a CDS encoding UDP-N-acetylmuramate--alanine ligase, protein MRFGLLSDIGEITPNIFAKLDRLSRAKIFIALYNSGVESELKIPLSYAKFLNFKEIFEARINFLLRGKCLNFKPADRFCISSNIIINAYLKGDFSKIKFIAREPKIVAAKMIKMLYASGKFEFCIDAAQMFCQFVYDKIRLRHQDKEVVLNGGVISVKKDGKNLLSVMPSFKKVSFDDMRNLNDDIDRAVGVLGHECEMVYIVFPRNEEFRRHVEVRHCYARGLIKLVPYTIISKIF, encoded by the coding sequence ATGAGATTCGGGCTTTTATCAGATATTGGCGAAATAACTCCAAATATTTTTGCAAAGCTTGATAGGCTTTCACGTGCAAAAATTTTTATTGCACTTTATAATTCTGGTGTAGAAAGTGAGCTAAAAATACCACTTTCTTACGCTAAATTTCTAAATTTCAAAGAAATTTTTGAGGCTAGGATAAATTTCCTACTTCGAGGAAAATGTCTAAATTTTAAGCCAGCAGATCGCTTTTGTATTTCATCAAATATCATCATAAATGCTTATTTAAAAGGCGACTTTTCAAAGATAAAATTTATAGCAAGAGAGCCAAAAATCGTGGCTGCAAAGATGATAAAAATGCTTTATGCAAGTGGAAAATTTGAGTTTTGTATCGATGCGGCACAGATGTTTTGTCAATTTGTTTATGATAAAATACGCCTCCGCCATCAAGACAAAGAGGTCGTGCTAAATGGTGGTGTCATCTCGGTCAAAAAAGATGGTAAAAATTTGCTCAGCGTCATGCCAAGCTTTAAAAAAGTGAGCTTTGATGATATGAGAAATTTAAACGACGATATAGATAGAGCCGTAGGTGTGCTTGGTCACGAGTGCGAGATGGTTTATATCGTTTTTCCTAGAAATGAGGAATTTAGGCGACACGTTGAGGTTAGGCACTGTTATGCGAGAGGTTTGATCAAGCTTGTGCCTTATACGATTATTAGTAAAATTTTTTAA
- a CDS encoding amino acid ABC transporter substrate-binding protein — MKFTNLLKVVAVLAMALNLQAKTIKDGVLTVATEGTYAPFTFYNDKNELVGYDVDIARAVAQKLNLKVEFLTAPWDAMLAAFDAGKADVVFNQVSITDERKKKYAFSVPYTVTFGAIITRKDNNDIKSFADLKGKRNADSATSNWAKVAVKYGAEHVITDSFAKSMELLISRRVDAVVRDNIVFYDFIKERPNAPVKIAASLDEKDYTAAAVKKDNAELAEQISNALNELSKEGKLEAISKSYFGKDVSK, encoded by the coding sequence ATGAAATTTACAAATTTATTAAAAGTAGTAGCTGTGCTTGCAATGGCTCTAAATTTACAAGCAAAAACTATAAAAGACGGCGTGCTAACAGTAGCAACTGAAGGTACTTACGCTCCTTTTACATTTTATAATGATAAAAATGAGCTAGTAGGATACGATGTAGATATCGCAAGAGCGGTAGCACAAAAACTAAATTTAAAAGTTGAGTTTCTAACAGCTCCTTGGGATGCAATGCTAGCTGCATTTGACGCTGGTAAGGCCGATGTTGTATTTAATCAAGTAAGCATAACTGATGAGAGAAAGAAAAAATATGCTTTTTCAGTGCCTTATACTGTAACATTTGGTGCCATCATCACTAGAAAAGATAATAACGACATAAAAAGCTTTGCCGACCTAAAAGGCAAAAGAAATGCCGACTCAGCTACGAGCAACTGGGCAAAAGTAGCCGTAAAATACGGCGCTGAACACGTCATAACAGATAGTTTTGCTAAAAGTATGGAGCTTCTTATATCAAGACGCGTAGATGCTGTTGTAAGAGACAACATCGTATTTTACGACTTCATAAAAGAGCGTCCAAACGCACCTGTAAAGATAGCCGCCTCACTTGATGAGAAAGACTACACAGCAGCAGCTGTTAAAAAAGACAATGCCGAGCTTGCAGAGCAAATTTCAAATGCTCTAAATGAACTTTCAAAAGAAGGCAAACTAGAAGCTATCTCAAAAAGCTACTTTGGCAAAGACGTCTCAAAATAA
- a CDS encoding acyl-[ACP]--phospholipid O-acyltransferase translates to MMSLLKVAGFLPYLAIAFLNASVDLAHKITIQNVLLKTYDGDILFILTAVINAMILLPFIFLFSPSSFINDKFAKIKVIRICAIFGVVISVAVLFSYLAGAFGVAFALTLILAAQSAIYSPAKYGIIKALVGPERLGTANGIIQALTIVAILFSSFLFSFIFENLYIQGENSEEILKSVYPIGIFLVVFSALEAYFAYKLPCTDEKDETNENFDIKKYIRLSYLRENLKEVRSDKNIWLSIAGLSIFWGISQIIIAAFPAHYKAVFNDDSSLAVQAILAASAIGIAFGSYVAGSMSKLHIELGIVPMGAIGIFFSLLFFAFGSSIGVVSLSSFAFGFFGGIFIVPLNAMIQYFAPQKTTGKIMAANNFLQNVSMLLFLAIGIGLVYFKISTTGLFVFTALVCLVGSFYAILQLPHLFTRLLLLPFLKTKYRFFVEGLQNLPQSGGALLLGNHISWIDWLVLQAASPRGIRFVMYRTIYNKWYLKQIFKFFKVIPIGAGASKESIELVRECLKNGEVVALFPEGHISYNGQINEFQKGFELIIRDLEEICIVPFYLRGLWGSSFSRASKFYKDLTSKNGRRDIIVAFGKPITTFINAAKMKQKVLELSFSSWESFISRQKPLTSEWLNNAKEDKFKECVSDSTGLNLSNLKFITAVLVFIKIFKRELKDEKNIGILLPSSSIAAIVNMALLAMGKVSVNLNYTLNVTSLNHALRKADINTVITSSKFLEKLALKGFDLKDAMSGKTKFAEDLSASVSKKEKFLALLTAFFAPVWLIKLCYFKRVSLEDTATILFSSGSEGEPKGIELSHKNLLANIKQISELLNFKKDDVILNSLPVFHSFGLTVTTLMPLCEGIKMVSVPDPTDGATIGKMAARHSASIIFGTSTFFRLYTRNKKLHPLMFQSARMVVAGAEKLKPEIKDEFRLKFGIEIYEGYGATETAPVAAVNMPNILEKESLKELTFNRPGSVGMPLPGTIIKIIDPETLEELETGIDGLIVIGGSQVMKGYLNDKTKTNDVITYINGVRYYKTGDKGHIDENGFVFIVDRYSRFAKIGGEMISLGCVEEELTKVLGSDVVFSSANVPDSKKGEAIALLVKSGTEPENIEQILKESNLAPIMMPSYIFIVDDIPTLASGKVDFKGVKALAVSLLAE, encoded by the coding sequence ATGATGAGTTTATTAAAAGTTGCTGGCTTTTTGCCCTACCTTGCGATCGCATTTTTAAATGCAAGCGTCGATCTAGCACACAAAATCACCATACAAAATGTTCTTTTAAAAACATATGATGGCGACATACTTTTTATCCTAACAGCCGTCATAAACGCAATGATCTTGCTACCATTTATCTTTTTATTTTCGCCCTCAAGCTTTATAAACGATAAATTCGCAAAAATAAAGGTCATAAGAATTTGTGCCATTTTTGGCGTTGTTATCAGTGTCGCGGTGCTTTTTAGCTATCTTGCAGGCGCTTTTGGCGTAGCTTTTGCTTTAACGCTCATACTAGCCGCTCAAAGTGCGATCTACTCACCAGCAAAATACGGCATCATCAAAGCCCTAGTCGGTCCTGAGCGCCTTGGCACAGCAAATGGCATCATCCAAGCGCTCACCATCGTTGCGATACTTTTTAGCTCATTTTTATTTTCATTTATATTTGAAAATTTATATATCCAAGGCGAAAACTCAGAAGAAATTTTAAAAAGCGTCTATCCTATTGGCATCTTTTTAGTCGTATTTAGCGCACTTGAAGCGTATTTTGCTTATAAGTTACCTTGCACCGATGAAAAAGACGAAACAAACGAAAATTTTGATATTAAAAAATATATTCGCCTTAGCTATTTAAGAGAGAATTTAAAAGAGGTAAGGTCAGATAAAAATATCTGGTTAAGTATCGCTGGCCTTAGTATATTTTGGGGAATTTCTCAGATCATCATCGCAGCTTTCCCAGCTCATTACAAAGCCGTTTTTAACGACGACAGCTCGCTAGCGGTGCAAGCAATTCTAGCAGCAAGCGCCATAGGCATCGCATTTGGCTCATACGTGGCTGGCTCTATGTCAAAGCTACATATCGAGCTTGGTATCGTGCCGATGGGTGCTATTGGTATATTTTTCTCGCTTTTATTTTTCGCATTTGGCTCAAGCATCGGCGTAGTGAGCCTTAGCTCATTTGCGTTTGGCTTTTTTGGTGGAATTTTTATAGTGCCACTAAATGCGATGATCCAGTACTTTGCCCCGCAAAAGACCACCGGCAAGATAATGGCGGCAAACAACTTCTTACAAAATGTCTCAATGCTGCTATTTTTAGCTATTGGCATAGGTTTAGTATATTTTAAAATTTCAACCACTGGGCTCTTTGTCTTTACAGCGCTTGTTTGCTTAGTCGGCAGTTTTTACGCCATTTTACAGCTTCCACACCTTTTTACAAGGCTACTTTTGTTGCCATTTTTAAAGACAAAGTACCGCTTTTTCGTTGAAGGACTTCAAAATTTACCGCAAAGTGGCGGCGCGCTACTTCTTGGCAATCACATCAGCTGGATCGACTGGCTCGTGCTTCAAGCTGCAAGCCCAAGAGGCATAAGATTTGTCATGTATAGAACGATCTATAACAAATGGTATCTAAAACAAATTTTTAAATTTTTTAAAGTGATCCCAATAGGCGCAGGCGCTAGCAAAGAGTCGATAGAGCTAGTTAGAGAGTGCCTAAAAAATGGCGAAGTGGTCGCACTTTTTCCAGAGGGCCACATCAGCTATAACGGCCAGATAAATGAATTTCAAAAGGGTTTTGAGCTTATCATCAGAGATCTAGAAGAAATTTGCATAGTACCATTTTACCTTCGCGGCCTTTGGGGATCTAGCTTTTCAAGAGCTAGTAAATTTTACAAAGACCTCACTTCTAAAAACGGCAGACGCGACATCATCGTCGCCTTTGGCAAGCCAATAACCACATTTATAAACGCTGCAAAGATGAAGCAAAAGGTGCTTGAGCTTAGCTTTTCATCGTGGGAGAGCTTCATCTCAAGGCAAAAACCACTAACGAGTGAGTGGCTAAATAACGCAAAAGAGGATAAATTTAAAGAGTGCGTGAGCGACAGCACTGGGCTAAATTTAAGCAACTTGAAATTTATAACAGCCGTTTTAGTCTTTATCAAAATTTTCAAACGCGAGCTAAAAGATGAGAAAAATATAGGCATCTTGCTACCTAGCTCAAGCATCGCAGCTATCGTCAATATGGCGCTTCTTGCCATGGGCAAAGTGAGCGTAAATTTAAACTATACGCTTAATGTTACCTCGCTAAATCACGCCCTAAGAAAGGCAGATATAAACACAGTCATCACCTCTAGTAAATTTCTTGAGAAGTTAGCACTTAAGGGCTTTGATCTAAAAGATGCGATGAGCGGTAAGACTAAATTTGCAGAAGATCTCTCAGCTAGCGTCTCAAAAAAAGAGAAATTTTTAGCACTTTTAACTGCGTTTTTTGCACCAGTTTGGCTCATCAAGCTTTGCTATTTTAAGCGTGTAAGCTTAGAAGATACGGCTACTATTTTATTCAGTAGTGGCAGCGAGGGCGAGCCAAAAGGCATCGAGCTAAGCCACAAAAATTTACTTGCAAATATTAAGCAAATAAGCGAACTTCTAAATTTCAAAAAAGATGACGTGATCTTAAACTCACTCCCTGTTTTTCACTCATTTGGGCTAACAGTCACCACACTCATGCCACTTTGCGAGGGCATAAAAATGGTAAGCGTACCTGATCCAACAGATGGAGCGACTATCGGCAAAATGGCGGCAAGACACAGCGCTAGCATCATTTTTGGCACCTCAACGTTCTTTAGGCTCTACACAAGAAATAAAAAGCTTCATCCGCTAATGTTTCAAAGTGCCAGAATGGTCGTAGCTGGGGCTGAAAAGCTAAAACCTGAGATAAAAGATGAGTTTAGACTCAAATTTGGCATAGAAATTTATGAAGGTTATGGCGCAACCGAAACAGCGCCAGTAGCTGCTGTAAATATGCCAAATATCCTAGAAAAAGAGAGCCTAAAAGAGCTTACATTTAATAGACCTGGTAGCGTTGGTATGCCTCTGCCTGGCACCATCATCAAGATAATCGACCCAGAGACTCTTGAAGAGCTAGAAACTGGCATAGATGGGCTCATCGTGATCGGCGGATCGCAGGTAATGAAGGGCTATCTAAATGACAAAACTAAAACAAATGACGTTATCACTTATATCAATGGCGTAAGATACTATAAAACTGGCGATAAAGGCCACATCGATGAAAACGGCTTTGTGTTTATCGTCGATAGATACTCAAGATTTGCCAAGATAGGTGGCGAGATGATAAGCCTTGGATGCGTCGAAGAAGAGCTTACAAAGGTGCTTGGAAGCGACGTTGTCTTCAGCAGCGCAAACGTGCCAGATAGCAAAAAAGGCGAAGCGATCGCGCTTTTAGTAAAAAGTGGCACAGAGCCTGAGAATATTGAGCAAATTTTAAAAGAGAGCAACCTAGCTCCGATCATGATGCCAAGCTATATCTTCATCGTTGATGATATCCCAACGCTTGCAAGCGGCAAGGTTGATTTTAAGGGCGTAAAAGCCTTAGCGGTCTCACTTCTAGCGGAGTGA
- a CDS encoding amino acid ABC transporter permease, giving the protein MENLDRVIELVSSSTLPMIIALLKVTIPLTLLSFSLGLVIAIITAVARLSNIKILKFIFATYVWIFRGTPLLVQLFIVFYGLPSIGVTLDTWSAATIAFSLNVGAYASESVRAAILSVPKGQWEAATSLGMTHYQILKRIIAPQAVRISLPPLSNTFIGLVKDTSLAASITIVDMFMVAQRIAARTFEPLILYILAALIYLVVCTLLTYLQSRLEKAVSRYV; this is encoded by the coding sequence ATGGAAAATTTAGATAGAGTGATCGAGCTTGTTTCAAGCTCGACGCTACCGATGATCATCGCGCTTTTAAAAGTGACGATCCCACTTACTTTGCTCTCGTTTTCGCTAGGGCTTGTCATCGCCATTATCACAGCAGTAGCGAGGCTTTCAAATATAAAAATTTTAAAATTTATATTTGCCACCTATGTTTGGATATTTCGCGGCACGCCACTTCTTGTGCAGCTTTTTATCGTATTTTACGGACTTCCTAGCATCGGCGTCACGCTTGATACTTGGAGTGCGGCGACTATCGCATTTAGCCTAAACGTGGGCGCTTATGCCTCTGAGTCTGTAAGAGCAGCCATACTTTCTGTGCCAAAAGGTCAGTGGGAGGCTGCCACATCGCTTGGCATGACGCACTATCAAATTTTAAAGCGTATCATCGCACCCCAAGCAGTAAGGATCTCTCTGCCACCGCTTTCAAACACATTTATAGGCCTTGTTAAAGACACTTCACTAGCAGCTTCTATAACGATAGTAGATATGTTTATGGTCGCTCAAAGGATCGCAGCAAGAACCTTTGAGCCACTCATCCTCTACATCCTAGCAGCACTTATCTACCTGGTGGTTTGCACACTCTTAACCTATCTTCAATCAAGGCTTGAAAAAGCTGTCTCAAGGTATGTTTAA
- a CDS encoding amino acid ABC transporter ATP-binding protein, producing MAINFKNISKSYGDHLVLDNINTSFKEGQTTVIVGSSGCGKSTLLRCINLLEIPQSGVLEIDDRAVNFKEKLSSKELLEIRKKTGMVFQNFNLFPHLTALQNVTEAPIYVQKKDKNEAIKEAKELLAKVGLSHKEDTYPNRLSGGQAQRVAIARALAVNPYFLLLDEPTSALDPELEAEVLKVILSLAKEKKSMIIVTHNMNFARKIADRILFLDKGMIAFDGLVDEFFNSQNERIKSFISAMDI from the coding sequence ATGGCTATAAATTTTAAAAATATAAGCAAATCTTACGGCGATCATTTGGTGCTAGATAACATAAATACAAGCTTCAAAGAGGGTCAAACGACCGTGATAGTTGGCTCATCTGGTTGTGGCAAATCAACGCTTCTTAGATGCATAAATTTACTTGAGATCCCACAAAGTGGTGTTTTAGAGATAGATGATAGAGCTGTAAATTTTAAAGAGAAGCTTAGCTCAAAAGAGCTTTTAGAAATTCGCAAAAAAACAGGCATGGTCTTTCAAAACTTCAACCTCTTTCCACACCTAACAGCGCTTCAAAATGTCACAGAAGCTCCGATCTACGTTCAAAAGAAAGATAAAAACGAAGCAATAAAAGAGGCAAAAGAGCTTTTAGCCAAAGTGGGGCTTAGTCACAAAGAAGATACCTATCCAAACAGGCTCTCAGGCGGTCAAGCACAGCGTGTAGCCATCGCTAGAGCACTAGCCGTAAATCCATACTTTTTACTGCTTGATGAGCCTACAAGCGCGCTTGATCCAGAGCTTGAGGCTGAAGTTTTAAAGGTTATTTTATCTCTTGCAAAAGAGAAAAAGTCTATGATCATTGTCACTCATAATATGAATTTTGCTAGAAAGATAGCTGATAGAATTTTATTTTTAGATAAAGGCATGATCGCATTTGATGGCTTGGTAGATGAGTTTTTTAACAGCCAAAATGAGAGGATAAAAAGCTTCATCTCGGCTATGGATATATAA
- the fldA gene encoding flavodoxin FldA: MIGIVYGSSMGNTEDAAKLISEGLGLENELLNVADVDAAKLNSFDKLILGTSTWGSGDLQDDWDAFDFKALNLSGKTVAVFGMGDSESYSDEYCNGMAKLYDEVVKAGAKVVGEVSTDGYTFDGSDAVRNGKFVGLALDADNQSDKTEGRISAWIEQIKPYFA, translated from the coding sequence ATGATAGGTATAGTTTATGGAAGCAGCATGGGAAATACCGAAGATGCAGCAAAACTTATAAGTGAGGGTTTAGGCCTTGAAAATGAGCTTTTAAACGTTGCTGATGTAGATGCAGCGAAACTAAATAGCTTTGACAAGCTAATCCTTGGTACATCAACCTGGGGTAGTGGCGATCTTCAAGATGACTGGGACGCGTTTGACTTTAAAGCATTAAATCTAAGCGGAAAAACAGTTGCTGTTTTTGGCATGGGCGATAGCGAGAGCTACTCTGATGAGTACTGTAATGGCATGGCAAAGCTTTACGATGAGGTCGTAAAAGCAGGTGCAAAAGTAGTTGGCGAAGTTAGCACTGATGGATATACATTTGATGGCTCTGATGCCGTAAGAAATGGTAAATTTGTAGGTCTAGCGCTTGATGCTGATAACCAGAGCGACAAAACTGAGGGTAGAATTTCAGCTTGGATCGAGCAGATAAAACCATACTTTGCGTAA
- a CDS encoding sugar transporter — protein sequence MISVHRVAYLRVIALAFCAFIFNTTEFVPVPLLSDIAKDFDMSTADTGLIITIYAWSVTILSLPLMLLTANLERRSLLLKVFIVFVVAHTLCAFAWNFKILIIARLMIAIAHAIFWAITASLAVRLAPINKSSQALGLLALGTSLAMILGLPLGRILGDALGWRVTFGLIGIFAVGVGAWLYKILPLLPSKNSGSLKSLPELARNGLLMVVFLLTAIIISAHFSTYSYIEPFTKDISGFDGKFITIFLLIFGVAGVVASLLFSKFYKLIPNAFSAISIMLILCCLLVLNFIAKNEVLMLVLAFVWGLGIAGVNMSFQIKVLNLASNATDAAMAIFSAIYNIGIGAGALIGHQTIVHLGEQNIGNVGSFFAASGLIIFLFAVSKVKRI from the coding sequence TTGATAAGTGTTCATAGGGTAGCCTATTTAAGGGTTATAGCTCTTGCTTTTTGTGCTTTTATATTTAACACTACTGAGTTTGTTCCAGTGCCACTTTTAAGTGATATTGCAAAAGACTTTGATATGAGCACGGCTGATACCGGTCTTATCATCACGATTTATGCGTGGAGCGTCACTATACTCTCTTTACCGCTTATGCTTTTAACTGCAAATTTAGAACGAAGATCTCTTCTTTTAAAAGTTTTTATCGTATTTGTTGTAGCTCATACGCTTTGTGCCTTTGCTTGGAATTTTAAAATTTTAATCATTGCTAGGTTGATGATAGCTATTGCTCATGCCATTTTTTGGGCTATCACTGCTTCACTTGCTGTTAGGCTAGCTCCGATAAATAAAAGCTCGCAAGCTCTTGGATTGCTAGCTCTTGGTACATCGCTAGCGATGATACTTGGTCTGCCACTTGGAAGAATTTTAGGTGACGCACTTGGTTGGCGTGTGACCTTTGGGCTGATCGGAATTTTTGCTGTTGGTGTTGGAGCTTGGCTATATAAAATTTTGCCACTTCTGCCAAGCAAAAACTCAGGCTCGCTTAAAAGCTTGCCAGAGCTTGCAAGAAATGGCCTTTTAATGGTCGTATTTTTACTAACTGCAATTATCATAAGCGCGCATTTTAGCACCTATAGCTACATTGAGCCATTTACAAAAGATATCAGTGGCTTTGATGGAAAATTTATCACAATATTCTTGCTTATATTTGGTGTTGCTGGTGTAGTTGCAAGCCTGCTTTTCTCTAAATTTTATAAGCTTATTCCAAATGCATTTTCAGCAATTTCTATCATGCTTATTTTATGTTGCTTGCTTGTGTTAAATTTTATTGCTAAAAATGAAGTTTTAATGCTAGTTTTGGCCTTTGTTTGGGGGCTTGGCATAGCTGGTGTAAATATGAGCTTTCAAATAAAAGTGCTAAATTTAGCCTCAAACGCTACTGATGCCGCAATGGCGATATTTTCAGCTATTTATAACATAGGTATCGGAGCAGGAGCGCTAATAGGGCATCAGACGATAGTTCATTTAGGCGAGCAAAATATCGGTAATGTTGGTAGTTTTTTCGCCGCAAGCGGACTTATCATATTTTTATTTGCGGTATCTAAGGTTAAGAGAATTTAG
- a CDS encoding amino acid ABC transporter substrate-binding protein translates to MNFKPIFGFIAGAFLALNLNASTIKKGELIVATEGTYSPYSFYDEKGELVGYDVDIARVVAQKLNLKVEFLTAPWDAMLAAFDAGKADVVFNQVSINEDRKKKYGMSVPYTIPYPVIVVHKDNNDIKSFADLKGKKSVHSATSNWAAIAEKNGATVVVADGFSKGVELIISKRADDTINDNVTFFDYIKQRPNAPLKIAYTSNEPMPTAAIVKKGNTELLEAINKALDELKAEGKISEISMKYFGKDISK, encoded by the coding sequence ATGAATTTTAAGCCCATTTTTGGCTTTATCGCAGGTGCTTTTTTAGCTTTAAATTTAAATGCTTCAACTATCAAAAAAGGCGAACTTATCGTCGCAACTGAAGGCACTTACTCACCTTACTCATTTTACGATGAAAAGGGCGAGCTAGTAGGATATGACGTAGATATTGCAAGAGTAGTAGCGCAAAAGCTAAATTTAAAAGTCGAGTTTTTAACAGCTCCTTGGGATGCGATGCTAGCTGCATTTGATGCTGGCAAAGCAGATGTTGTATTTAATCAAGTTAGTATAAACGAAGATAGAAAGAAAAAGTATGGTATGAGCGTACCTTACACTATTCCATATCCGGTAATTGTAGTGCATAAAGACAATAACGACATCAAAAGTTTTGCTGATCTAAAAGGCAAAAAGAGTGTGCACTCTGCGACTAGCAACTGGGCGGCGATAGCCGAGAAAAACGGCGCAACAGTGGTCGTAGCTGATGGCTTTAGCAAAGGCGTGGAGCTTATCATCTCAAAAAGAGCTGATGATACGATAAACGATAACGTTACATTTTTTGACTACATCAAACAACGCCCAAATGCGCCACTAAAAATCGCATACACAAGCAACGAGCCGATGCCAACAGCTGCAATCGTTAAAAAAGGCAACACCGAGCTACTAGAAGCGATAAACAAAGCGCTTGATGAACTAAAAGCCGAGGGCAAGATAAGTGAAATTTCGATGAAATATTTTGGAAAAGATATTTCAAAATAA
- a CDS encoding DUF2325 domain-containing protein: protein MSVLVIGADEITPIKAVLHDLGAEKIEHWDARNENRVNRKPIPQDTECVVMLTSFLNHNTMKTIKTQAKKRNIPIVCAKRSVSCVFCEYCKVFGLDKEFGCKE, encoded by the coding sequence ATGTCAGTTTTAGTTATCGGTGCAGATGAGATAACGCCTATCAAGGCAGTTTTACATGATTTGGGAGCTGAGAAGATAGAGCACTGGGATGCTAGAAATGAAAACCGCGTAAATCGCAAGCCAATCCCTCAAGATACTGAGTGCGTGGTGATGCTAACTAGTTTTTTAAACCACAATACGATGAAGACTATTAAAACTCAAGCAAAAAAGAGAAATATTCCAATTGTTTGTGCAAAAAGAAGCGTTAGTTGCGTATTTTGTGAGTACTGCAAGGTCTTTGGGCTAGATAAGGAATTTGGATGCAAAGAATAA